From the genome of Gemmatimonas phototrophica, one region includes:
- a CDS encoding MBL fold metallo-hydrolase, which yields MPIRSVSLLASSLLLLSACFPSQTAPPAVPSQPEPLPMATVRTADGRIAVHALRVGWVGVKGAHREFDAPAFVAIPAIFLGRSWTPWMPIVVYAIEHPEGLILVDTGADSAFAQKPYWACDKRTGLFYRKNLRFDVPAGDDLDARLAAVGLRADQVKQVVITHFHADHTAGLHRFLDRPVLTGAGNWPKHRGSFTCRWPTNFAPDTVAATPFSTALTGGRALTTDGRVRVISVPGHTPGHVGVVIEDGDKRILLAGDATFDLAQSARGGVTGVATNRSAARATQRTLTALDTTGTLVLPAHDTTVFSRMRRYR from the coding sequence ATGCCAATTCGCTCCGTCTCGCTCCTCGCGAGCAGTCTGCTCCTGCTCAGTGCCTGTTTCCCGTCCCAGACCGCCCCGCCTGCCGTGCCCAGCCAACCGGAACCCCTTCCCATGGCCACGGTGCGCACGGCCGACGGCCGCATTGCCGTGCATGCGCTACGGGTGGGATGGGTGGGGGTCAAAGGCGCGCACCGCGAGTTCGATGCCCCGGCCTTCGTGGCTATTCCGGCCATTTTCCTGGGCCGCTCCTGGACGCCCTGGATGCCCATTGTCGTCTATGCCATCGAGCATCCCGAGGGCCTGATCCTGGTAGATACCGGCGCTGATTCCGCCTTCGCGCAAAAACCATACTGGGCCTGCGACAAACGCACCGGGCTTTTCTATCGCAAGAATCTGCGCTTTGATGTGCCCGCCGGTGACGATCTCGACGCACGACTGGCCGCGGTTGGATTGCGGGCAGACCAGGTAAAGCAGGTGGTCATTACCCACTTCCACGCCGATCACACGGCCGGCCTGCACCGCTTTCTGGACCGCCCCGTGCTCACCGGCGCCGGGAACTGGCCCAAACATCGCGGCAGCTTCACGTGCCGGTGGCCGACGAACTTTGCACCGGACACCGTAGCGGCGACGCCCTTCTCCACGGCGTTGACCGGAGGCCGAGCCCTGACCACCGACGGGCGCGTGCGGGTGATTTCGGTCCCCGGCCATACGCCGGGCCATGTGGGCGTGGTCATCGAAGATGGTGACAAGCGCATTCTGCTGGCTGGCGATGCCACCTTCGACCTCGCACAATCGGCCCGCGGTGGTGTGACAGGCGTGGCAACCAATCGCAGCGCCGCACGGGCCACGCAGCGGACCCTCACCGCGCTCGATACCACTGGCACCCTGGTGCTCCCCGCCCACGACACCACCGTGTTTTCCAGGATGCGCCGTTACCGGTAG